The Comamonas sp. 26 DNA window CTGCTGCCGCGGCTGGATTTTGGCCAACCGCGAATCCATCTGGCAGAGCACAACAGCACTGAATTCGAGTGCTATCGCTTTGACAACTTGGACTATCTGTATGGGATGACCCGGCGCATGCGCATCAGGAGAGTTGCATGAACCCAAGCAAAGAATACCGTAAGGCGGAGCTTCGGATGATTCCGCTGGATCGCATCGAAGTGCTCAATCCCCGCGAGCGCAACAGCCGCGTTTTTGATCAGATCGTCGGCAACATTCAGAGCATAGGTTTGAAGAAGCCCATCATCGTGACGCCCCGTCCCGGCAGCCATGGAGAGCACTACTTGCTCATCTGTGGTGAGGGGCGGTTCAAAGCCTTCAAGACCCTGGGCCAACAGGAAATACCAGCCATGGTAATGCAGGTCGACGATGAATCAGCCTTCATCATGAGCTTGACGGAAAACATTGCTCGCCGCAAATTCAGCCCGCTAGAACTAATGGCGGGGATTGGGCAGTTGCGGGAGCAAGGCTACGACAGGCAAACCATCGCCAAGAAAACTGGTCTGAGTGCGGAATACGTCAAAGACATTTTGTATCTGCTCCAGCACGGTGAAGAGCGGCTTCTCATGGCCGTAGGCAGCGGGCGAATTCCTCTAAATGCGGCCATGGCCATTGCCGGCGCGGGCGATGACAAAGCAGTTCAGGAAGCCCTGCAGGAAGCCTATGAGTCGGGGCAGCTACGTGGCAACCACCTGATCCAGGCGCGGCGCGTGAACGAGCGCCGCCGGGTTCAAGGGAAAGCAGCCGTCGGCCCCGGTACCGGCTCTGCGCCGCGCAAACCTATTGAAGGCGTTACCACATCGAGTCTGGTGCGCAACTACCAACGTGAAGTCGAACGCCAGAAACAAATGGTCAGAAAAGCGGAAGTCGCCCAGCACAGCCTGTTGTTCATCGCCGGCGGCTTGCGACAGTTGCTAGGAGACGAAAATTTCGTGAACCTACTGCGCGCCGAAGGGTTAGGCACCTTACCGCAGTACCTGGCCGATCGCGTCTGGAAGAAAGGCAAAGGAGTATGAGCAAGAAGCCCCCTTTAGGCTTCATTCCCGAGCCACTCCTTCTACCGCTGTCTGCCATCCTGCCATTGCGCAAAAACCCAGCAGGGCTGCAGACGTCTCGAAAATTCAAGCAGATCATCGCCTCCATTGAGGCCGTGGGCCTGATTGAGCCACTGTCTGTCGGTAAACCCAACCGGGCAGGACAGTACATCCTGCTAGACGGACATACTCGCCTGGTGGCGCTGATGCAACTGGGCTTCGACAAAGCTCCATGCTTGGTGGCCATTGATGACGAAAGCTACACCTACAACAACCAGCTCAATCGACTCTCCTCGATTCAGGAGCACGTCATGATCCGACGCGCCGTTGAACGCGGCGTGTCCCCAGAAAAACTAGCCATAGCTTTAGATGTGGACATCAGTCACATCATCAAGAAGCTGAACTTGCTGGATGGCATCTGCCCCGAAGCGGTCGAGTTGCTGCGCGACCAGAATTTCTCACCCAATCTGGGAGCGGTTCTCCGAAAGCTCAAACCCACACGGCAGATCGAATGTGTGGAATTGATGATCAGCGCCAACAACATCACTGTCGCCTACGCTCAGGCCCTGGTGGCAGCCACACCTAGCAATATGCTCGTCGGCGAAATCAAGACAAGAAAGGTGACCGGAGTCAGTTCTGAGCAAATGTCGAAGATGGAGTGGGAAATGGGCAACCTTCAAGAACAATTCAAGCTCGCTGAGCAGTCATATAGCCAGGACGTGCTCAATCTGGTACTGGCCAAAGGCTACCTAGCGAAGCTCATGGCGAATGAGGCCGTCCTGCGGTATTTGACCAAACACCACAACGACATGTTCAACGAATTCGATCGCATCGTGCGCATGAAGAATCTGGACAAGTGACCGGCCCTTCTTCAGGTGATCAGTGCCTGAACATCGCCGGAGCATTACCGTCCATTGCGCCTTGCCTGAGATGCGTGGAGGGAGTGTCCTCCATCAATCCAATGGCAGCGCCTTCGGCTTGCAGGCGGCCATGCTGCTTTTATTGTGGCTGGCTATGGTATTCATGGCTCCCAGCAAGCCCGCGTTCTTGCCTTTGAAGTCCATCCAGCCTTGCTGCCAAAGGGCTTGAAAAAGCTTGCTGGCCTCGTCGGCACCCGCGCCCACCCCTTGGATCATGATCGGGTGCATGAAACTCAGCTGTACTCTTGATCCTTCCGTTTTCAGCTTAGCGATGTTGGCTTTGATTGCCGAAGCATAGCGCTGCGCCAGTTCCTCATGCAATTGCTGCACGCTGTCTCGGGAGGCGTTCGTGAACAAGCGCTGCATGGTGATGACTTTGAAGTCGCCGTCGCTATCGGTCTGCACTGCCACAGTAGTCGCATAGCCTGACTTGCTTTCGTAATAGCCTTCGAGGCGGAACGCACCGCAAAACCTCGGCTTGGTTTTGGCCATCAGCTTGGGCAAGCCCTGGTCAAAGTTCAGGCTTGACCCCGTCGCGAATCCCATGGGGTTCGCTTTGATGTTCACGGTACCTCGAAACCCTTCCTTTCGATTCACCGGCTGGGGCACAAAGTACATGGCTAGCGCCACGGTATCGGCATTGCGTTTACCTCCGAGTGCCTGCTCTGCCAATTCGTATGCCTGAACCAGATGGAATAGGTTTTTGAGCAGTTGATCACGCCCTGAGTTATAGGATGTGGGCCACGTCATTGCTTCCTTCTCAAGGCCCTCCTTGTCGCCCTTACGGTACAAGGCTTCCATGCGCTTGAAACTTTCCTCAGCATTTGGAGGCAAAGTGCCGTGCAGAGTGAGGCCAGAGCGCAATTGTTCACCCAAAGTCAACACAGGCTCAAAAGGTGCGTTCAAGGTCTGAATGGATGCTCCCAGGCAAATTCCATCAATGCAAAGCGGCGGCAAAGCAGCAGCAGCTTCAGAAGTAGAAGCTGCTCCCGTGGTGATGGCGGCTCTTTGCGCGCCAGCTTGTGCAACAGTTCTCCCATCGACGCTGACGGGGGGTGTTGCAGCTGACAACGAAGGTGATGCATTAGGAGGCACCGCTTGCCCCGCTCGCACCACGTTGTTACGTGCAGCTGGCTTTCCGCCGGGTTCTATGGTCACCTGCTCAACACCCACAGCTGGTTTTGAAGCAGTGTTCACAACCTTGGTAGTCGAAATGGGCACCGTGGACTGAGGCATTGCAGCAGGCTGCGCTGAAGCAGCTACTGGCGCTGGCTTGCGCGTGGCACCTGCCAATGCAGCCTTGTCATAGAGCAACTTCAAGCGGATTGCGTGCACATCCCCTGTGCTGGTCGCAACACGCAGCACCTTCACGGCCCCCCTGGCAGGTGGAAACTTGCGCAAATCAACGACCCAATGCTCGCCTAGATCATCAAAGGGAATGTCGGGTGTCAGCACCGTGTACATGTAGAGCGACGGATGGGGGCTACTGACGCTACACAGTTCAGTGTCCGGGTTTTGGCACTCGGCGTAGTAGTTATAGACGTTTGACTCCAGCTGGGTGCCGCTGCGAACGCCTACAGGCTGTGCCCAAGCGCCCAGAGCAAGCCCCAACACTCCCACTGCTGTGCACCAGCGCATTCCCTCTCTCACTACCATGCTTTGTCCTTCTTATTGAGCTGAGCAACCGCATCGCGCCACAGCATAACTACGTAACTCGTAGTATCGAGAATAAAGCATAACTACGAATCTCGTAGCCTTTTGAAGGTGCGAGATGTCCGACGCGGATGAACAATGGGGCGCGAGGCTCAAACAGGCCCGCTTGGCTGCGGGGCTGTCGCAAAAGATGCTGGGGATTGAGGCGGGAATCGATGCGTTCGTAGCCAGCACGCGCATCAATCGCTATGAACTTGGCATCCACAAGCCAGACTTGCTGACGGTGCGGAAGTTGGCTGAGGTGCTGAAGGTGCCGATGGCGTTTTTCTACGCCGACACGGACGATGAAATTGCTGAACTGTTGTTCAAGTACAGCAAGGCTGGTGACGAAGTCCGTCTGAAGATTCAAACGCTTCTTGCTAACCAGCCTTCGCAGAGTACTTAAGCCGAAGTACCTTCGACAAGATGGGCGCGCTCAATAAGACCATCCACGTCTTTGAACTTGCCGTAAATTGCCGGGTTTTCGTCGACAGCTAAAGCTTCAAAGTGCGCGGCCCCGCACTTGATCTTGCCACCCTCACGGTCGCGCAGGTCATCCTCAAACAGGCTGCTTTTCGTTTCAACAACGAAGTACAAACGCTCTTGGCCATCGCGTTCAATCAGCACGGCCCAGTCAGGGTTGTAAGTTCCCAAGGGTGTGGGCACCTTGAACCAGCCGGGTAGCTTGGCATAGACTTTCACGGCCTCGTTTTTCTCTAAGGTTTCAGCAAAGTCACGTTCAACGGCAGAGTCATAGACCACGTGCTGATAAACGGACTTTTGTGTGTCCTGCACCAAGTTCTTCAGGTAGCCCGTTAGCTCTTCGGTTTCAAACAGCTCCTGGGCGTAGTAGTCGTCGTCGCCCAGCCGCTGGTACTTGATGCCATCCACCAAGGCCAAACGTTTGCAGCGGTTGATGGCATCGGCCGTCAATTCAATGAATTGCTGCGGATTGCGCTTGAACTCCTGCAGGCGAGTGCTTTCGGTGAGGATGTATGCAATCGTTTTACGTGTCAGCTGGGTACGATCCTGCAACTCGGTCAGCACATCAGGCAATTCGATGTCGTTTTCATCAATTGCGACAGGGCTGGAAACTGCCACCTCCGATGCATCCACCCCCGCTTTGGTGATGGACATTTCAGCCTTTTTCCAGAGCAGGCGCGTCTTGGCCACAGGGGGCATGTCATTCAAAGCATCAATGCATTTTTTGATCAACAGGGCATTGTCAAATTGCACACGGTAGGTGGTCTTGTGCTTGATGCGATCCCACAGCGCCTTGAATTCTGGGCTCACAAGGACCGACTTGCGCACGGGAACAGTCTTGCGCTCATCTGCATCTTTGATCTCCAGCTTGCCGGTGATCTTTTTCAGCACAGCGGCAATTTGATCTTTTTGTGCAGTGAACTCTTCGGGCAGTACCAAGGTACCTTCCTTTAGGGCGGTGCGCAGGGTGTCCTGCACCTTGCCTTTGCTGTCGATGTAGCCTTGTGACTTCAAATGCGCCCACAGCGCCTTGGATGCATCAAACCCCAAGGGAGCCACATTGCCGTTTTCCTGGCCTACGCCAATGCCTGCGAACTCATGGTCTTTGACAATGCCAAACTGAATCCCCGTGTCTTTTTCAATGTCGCGCTGCAGGTTTTCGGCAAACTGCTCGTAGCTCTCGGTCGCAATCACCGTCAAGGTGTTGACCTCAAAGCCACGCAAGCGCTCGCCCTTTTGGTTCACGCACAGGCGCAGGCCACGGCCAATGGTCTGACGGCGCCAGCGCTCCGTATCGCGGGTGGAGAAATTGCAGATTTGAAAGACGTTCGGGTTGTCCCAGCCTTCTTTCAGTGCCGAGTGCGAAAAGATGAATTTCAGTGGCGATGAAAAGCTCAGCAGCTTTTCCTT harbors:
- a CDS encoding ParB/RepB/Spo0J family partition protein, with translation MNPSKEYRKAELRMIPLDRIEVLNPRERNSRVFDQIVGNIQSIGLKKPIIVTPRPGSHGEHYLLICGEGRFKAFKTLGQQEIPAMVMQVDDESAFIMSLTENIARRKFSPLELMAGIGQLREQGYDRQTIAKKTGLSAEYVKDILYLLQHGEERLLMAVGSGRIPLNAAMAIAGAGDDKAVQEALQEAYESGQLRGNHLIQARRVNERRRVQGKAAVGPGTGSAPRKPIEGVTTSSLVRNYQREVERQKQMVRKAEVAQHSLLFIAGGLRQLLGDENFVNLLRAEGLGTLPQYLADRVWKKGKGV
- a CDS encoding plasmid partitioning protein RepB C-terminal domain-containing protein, whose amino-acid sequence is MSKKPPLGFIPEPLLLPLSAILPLRKNPAGLQTSRKFKQIIASIEAVGLIEPLSVGKPNRAGQYILLDGHTRLVALMQLGFDKAPCLVAIDDESYTYNNQLNRLSSIQEHVMIRRAVERGVSPEKLAIALDVDISHIIKKLNLLDGICPEAVELLRDQNFSPNLGAVLRKLKPTRQIECVELMISANNITVAYAQALVAATPSNMLVGEIKTRKVTGVSSEQMSKMEWEMGNLQEQFKLAEQSYSQDVLNLVLAKGYLAKLMANEAVLRYLTKHHNDMFNEFDRIVRMKNLDK
- a CDS encoding helix-turn-helix domain-containing protein, which translates into the protein MSDADEQWGARLKQARLAAGLSQKMLGIEAGIDAFVASTRINRYELGIHKPDLLTVRKLAEVLKVPMAFFYADTDDEIAELLFKYSKAGDEVRLKIQTLLANQPSQST